The genomic DNA CAGCTCACCGGGGCCGGCCCCGCCTGGCCGAGGACCACACGGGTGCCCGGTACCGCCTCGGCGAGGGTGCCCGCGTCTGATCGGACGGGCCCGACGAATCGGAGAACGGCCGTGAGGCATAATGGTCTGCGGCCATTTTCCGATCCGCGAACTGAACTGAGACCGCGAATGAGTGCATCGACTCCGCTGACCGCCACTGATGATTCGGACGATCGCGGATACCGGCGCAGAGCGCTCGTCGCCGCGGCTGTCGGCTATGGACTCGACGGCTTCGACCTCCTCATCCTCAGCTTCGCCCTGTCGGGCATCATCGCCTCATTCGGGCTCAGCGACGTCGAGGCCGGGTCTCTGTCGACGATCACTCTGCTCGGCGCTGTGGTCGGCGGAATCGTCTTCGGTGCCCTCGCCGACCGTCACGGCCGGGTACGGGTGCTCACCTGGACGGTCCTCATCTTCGCGGTGTTCACCGGACTGTCGGCGTTGGCGCAGGGGTACTGGGATCTCGCGGCCTACCGGTTCATCGCCGGAATCGGAATCGGCGGTGAGTTCGGCATCGGCATGGCCCTGGCCGCCGAGGCGGTGCGTGCCGACCAGCGAGCGCGGGCCACATCATGGGTGGGAGTGGGGTTCCAGCTCGGCGTATTCGCCGCAGCCGTGGTCTCGGCTCCCGTCATCGCCCTGTGGGGCTGGCGGGCACTGTTCGTCATCGGACTCGTCCCCGCAGTCTTCGCCTTCGTCATCCGTCGCGGAGTCGAGGAGCCGGAGACCTTCGTCCGGGCCCGGGAACACGAGCAGACGGAGGCCGAAGCCTCCCGTGGGAACCTCGATACGAACGGAGCGCCGACCTCCTTCGGTGCGAAGATCGCCGCTCTGTTCAAGGATCGGGACACGGTGAAGATCACCCTGGCCCTGACGATTCTCACCAGCGTGCAGAACTTCGGCTACTTCGGCATCATCACCTGGCTGCCGAACTACCTGTCCGAGCAGATGGATCTGGGAGTCACCAAGGGTTCGCTGTGGACGGCGGTGACGGTCATGGGAATGCTCACCGGGATCCTCATCTTCGGCCAGGTCGCCGACCGCCTCGGTCGACGACCCGCCTTCTGGATCTTCCAGGCCGGAGCCATCGTCACCATCCTCGCCTACAGCCAGTTCACCGATCCGAGCGCTCTGCTGGCCGGCGGATTCTTCATGGGCGCCTTCGCCAACGGAATGCTGGGAGGCCATGGGGCGCTGCTTGCCGAGCTCTATCCCACGGCGATCAGGGCGACGGCGCAGAACGTCATCTTCAACATCGGCCGTGCCATCGGGGGACTGGCACCGGTCGTCATCGCCCTTCTTGCGGGGCATCTCGGCTTCGGCTTCGCTCTGGCGCTGCTGCCGATCATCTACCTCATCCAATTCCTCGCTATGTTCCTCATTCCGGAGCGCCGCGGCCACCGCCTCGACTGAGCTGTGAGTCCGGGTGCAGCGTGCCCGGGTGCGCTGTGCTGGCCCCGGTGTTCGTGACGAACTGTGACGGCAGGTGACAGCGCGCGGCCGCCGCGACACCATACTTGTCGACTGTGACTTCGACAGATCCCGCCGCGAACGCGGCACAGACACCCTCCGCGGCCGCTCAGAACAGGCAGGCCGGAACGCAGACTCCGCGCATCGTCTCCTCGGCAGCCGATATCCATTCGATCCTCGCCGAATTCGGCTCTCAGGGGACGAAGACGACGGCGGTGATCATCCTCGCGCTCGGCGGGATCTTCATGGACGCCTATGACTTCTCCTCCCTGGCCTTCGGCATCACCGCCATTCAGGAGCAGTTCGGCCTCAACGGTTTCATGACCGGACTCGTCAACGCCTCGATCATGGTCGGTGCCGTTATCGGCGCCCTCTTCGGCGGATACCTCGTCGACCGGTTCGGGCGGTACCGCCTCTTCATGGCCGATATGGTCTTCTTCGTCGTCGCAGCCATCGGCTGCGCGGTGGCACCGAACGAATGGGTCCTCATGGCCTTCCGCTTCGTCATGGGCATCGGCGTCGGTCTCGACCTGCCGGTGGCGATGGCTTTCCTCGCCGAATTCTCCAAGCTCAAAGGCAAGGGGAACCGCTCGCAGCGGGTCAACGCCTGGTCGCCGGCCTGGTACTTCGCCACTGGTATGGGCTACGTCATCGTGCTCATCATCTTCATCACCCTGCCCTACGACCAGCACGACATTCTGTGGCGCATCGTCGTCGGCTTCGGTGCCGTGCCCGCGCTCATCGTCCTCCTCGTCCGTCGCCGCTACCTTGCCGAATCACCCGAATGGCTGGCTAACCAGGGCGATCTGCGCGGCGCCGTCGAAGTCATGCGCAGCCATCACAACCTCAATGTCGAACTCGCTCCCGAAGGGGAGCGCGAGACCGCGAATGCCTCGGACAGTTCGGTAAAGGGCGGACGGTGGGCCGGGTTCGCCGAACTCTTCTCCCCGCGCTACCGGGTCCGGACGATCGTCGCTCTCTGCGTCTCCGTGTTCTCGACGTTCGGCTACAACGCCGTCGCCTACGGCACCCCGCTCATCATCACCACGCTCTTCCAGCAGACTCCGCTGATCACGATCATCGCCTCTCTGGTCATCAACCTGGGCTTCGGCACACTCGGGGGACTCCTGGGCATGAGCATCGTCAACCGCTTCGGGACCCGGAAGATCACCCTGTTCGGATTCGTCATCCAAGCCCTGGCGCTGGGAACGCTGGCCCTTGTGGGCATCCCGAACGGGGCTCTCGTCCTCGTCGCGGTGGCCATGCTCGCGGCCTTCGTGTTCGCTCAGGCCGGGGGACCGGGAGCGAACCTCATGAACTATGCGACCCTGTCGTATCCGACGCGGCTGCGCGGAATCGGCATCGGGTTCAACCAGTCGGTCCTGCGTGCCTTCTCGATCGTCTCACTCATCATGTTCCCGATCCTTGCGGCTTCGCTGGGCACAGGAGTGTTCTGGATCGTCGCCTGCGCACCGCTGGCGGGCACGATCGCCGTCGGCATCGTCGCTTGGGACCCGACGGCCAAGGACGTCGAGCACGAAGCCTGAGGGCCGCGGCCGGGGGCGACTGCCCATAGCAGTGCACTTCGCGTATGACGAGCCGGAGCGGTCATGACCAGCAGGAACGGTTACATGGAGCGTGAATGGTATGCCATCGATGGAAAAGCTCGTTCGGTCGATCCGCAACCGCGCTCCTGCACGGACCGGACGCGGTTGCGAGCCGCTTTTGCAAGGGCTCAGCGAAATCGCCCGCCTCGACTCATTGCCAGTAGCGTGTGAGCTGGGTTACTCTGAATCGGTCAGTTGAACGGTGCCACAGGGCTGTGTTTACTTTTTTGGTATCCCAGTTTGGGCGTTGACCGGATCCAAGGAGTGGACTGCATGAGGAAGACCGAATCTGCGGAGGCGCCAGTGCCGACCCGCCTGGGGCCCAGCCCCGAACAGTTGGCGGCCCATCGCATCAGTCCGCGCTTCTACAACGCCGATCTCGCCCCGTCCCGCAAGGAGGGGCGCAGCTGGACGGCCTACAGTGTCTTCACCCTGTGGGCCAACGACGTGCACTCTCTGGGCAACTACGGCTTCGCTCTCGGACTCTTCGCACTCGGCCTCGGAGCCTGGCAGATCCTCGTGGCCCTCCTCGTCGGTGCGGCTCTGCTGTTCTTTCTGCTCACCCTCTCCGGTTTCATGGGCTACAAGACGGGCGTGCCCTATCCGGTGATGAGCCGGATCTCCTTCGGCATCCACGGGGCCCAGCTGGCCGCCTCGGTGCGGGGCATCGTCGCCATCGCCTGGTTCGGCATCCAGACCTACCTGGCCTCGAGCGTCCTCAACGTCGTGCTGCTGACGATGTTCCCGGGACTGCAGTCATGGGCCGATGCCGAATTCCTCGGACTCTCCGGGCTCGGCTGGTTCTCCTTCACTCTGCTGTGGGCCATCCAAGTCATCATCGTCAGCTACGGGATGGAGATGATCCGCCGCTACGAAGCCATCGCCGGACCGATCATCCTCGTGACCTTCCTCGCCCTGGCCGTCTGGATGCTCATCCGCGTCGACTTCTCCATTGCGTGGTCGACCGACGACGCGCTCAGCGGCTGGGAGATGTGGGCTCACATCTTCGGCGGCGGCGCGCTGTGGGTGTCCATCTACGGCACCTTCGTCCTCAACTTCTCCGACTTCTCGAGGGCCGCGAAGAAGCGCGGTTCGATCGTCGTCGGCAACTTCTGGGGCATCCCAGTGAACATGCTCGTCTTCGGACTCGTCGTCATCTCGCTGGCCGGCGCACAGTACAAGATCGACGGCACCGTCATCACCTCACCGGCCGATATCGTCCAGTCGATCGGCAGTCCGGTCCTGCTCGTGCTGGCTTCCCTGTCTCTTCTCCTGCTCACCGTCGCAGTCAACCTCATGGCGAACTTCGTCGCCCCGACCTATGCGTTGACGAATCTGTTCCCGCGCCACCTGAACTTCCGCAGCGCCGCCATCATCTCCGCCGTCATCGGCTTCGTCATCCTGCCCTGGAACCTATATGACTCACCGGTGGTCATCGTCTACTTCCTCGGCGGACTCGGCGCCCTGCTCGGACCCCTGTTCGGCGTGATCATGGTCGACTACTGGGTGGTGCGCAGAACGAAGGTCAATGTGCCCCAGCTCTACACCGAAGCCGGCGACGGTGAGTACTTCTACCACCGCGGAGTCAACTGGCGAGCCATCGGAGCCTTCATCCCCGCCTCGGCGATCTCACTGGTCTTCGCACTCGTCCCCGCGTTCTCCGGCATCTCCGAGTTCTCCTGGTTCTCCGGGGCCGCAATCGCCGCGCTCATCTACTTCGTCATCGCCCGCCGCGACTTCACCTTCCGTGAGGTCGACGGTGAGGAGATCGCCGTCCCGACCCACCACTGATCGGAGCCGAATCGTGAGAATCCTCGTCGTCAACGTCAATACGACCGAGTCCATGACCGAGGGCATCGCCCGCGTGGCACGGCAGGCCGCCTCGGCGGGAACCGAGATCATCGGGCTGACCCCAGAGTTCGGAGCCGAATCCTGCGAAGGCAACGTCGAAAGCCATCTCGCGGCGCTCGGCGTCATGGACGCCGTCCTGAAATATCCCGGCGAATTCGACGCCGTGATCCAGGCCGGGTACGGAGAGCACGGCCGCGAGGGCCTGCAGGAGCTGTTGGACGTGCCTGTCATCGACATCACCGAGGCGGGGGCGGCCCTGGCGATGTTCCTCGGCCGCCGCTATTCCGTCGTCACCACGCTCGACCGGACCGTCCCGCTCATCGAGGACCGGCTGCTGTTGGCCGGGCTCGACTCGCACTGCGTGTCCGTGCGGGCTTCGGGAATGGCCGTGCTCGAGCTCGAGGAGAATCCGCAGGCAGCGATCGAGGCGATCGCCGATCAGGCCGCCGAGGCGGTCGACCGTGACCGTGCCGAGGTCATCGTGCTCGGCTGCGGTGGGATGGCCGAGCTCGGGGCGACGATCACGGAGCGCTGTGCCGTCCCCGTCGTCGACGGGGTCGCTGCCGCCGTGCGCGTGGCCGAATCTCTCGTCGGTCTGGGGCTGAGCACCTCGAAGGTGCGCACCTATGCGCCTGCCCGTGAGAAGAAGCTCAGCGGCTGGCCGCTCGGTCAGTCGACGTCGGCCGGATCCGCTGCGATGGGTTCTGCATCCTCTGCGGCCGGGACCGCAGCGGACTCGGCATCCTCTGCGGCGGGATCGGCGGCGGCCGGATCGCACTGAGCTTCTTCGGGCACGGTCTCGGCCAACCGCTTCGAATGCTTGTCGTGCTGCTCCTGGCTCGTTCCCAGATGGCGACCGGCCAGGGACCCGGCCAGCGTCTGATCCCGGCGGGCGATGGCGTCGAAGAGCTCGGCATGCTCGGTGGCGACGACGGCAAGGTCATCATGCTGACTCAGCTGCCACCGCATCCGTGAATCCAGCAGGGCACCGATCTCTCCGAGGAGCTCATTGCCCGAGAGTTCGGTGACGATGGCATGGAATTCCGCGGCACAGCGATGGGCACCGGCGACGTCCCCGGCATCGGCGAGCTCTCGGCCCTTGAGCATCGTGGCTTCCAGTCGGGCCAGGCCCTCACGGGTATGACGCTGAGCGGCGAGCTCGAACGAGAGGACGTCGAAGACCGTGCGCACCTCGTTGAGGTCGGCGATGTCGCTGGGGGAGAACTCCCTGACCGTCGACCAGGTGTTCGGACGGTTCGTCACCAGCCCTTCCGAGGCGAGTTTCTTCAGCGCCTCGCGGATGGGCACTCTTGAGACTCCGAGCTCAGTGGCGAGGTTGCGTTCGACGAGCCGCGAACCCGGTCGACGGTGGCCTTCGATGATCTCATTGCGCAGCGCCTCGGTGACCCGCATGGTCTCCGACTGGGGGCTTTCAGATGACTTCATCCCATCCTTCATCTCACTGTGAGCGCTTCATGGCGCGGCCCAGTGTATCGAGCCCGACCGAGCCGAGACCCAGCGCTCGGGTGTGGAAGTCCTTGAGATCGAAATCGGCACCCGCCGCAACCTTCGCCTCATCACGGTACTGCTCCCACAGTCGCTGACCGATCTTGTAGCTCGGTGCCTGCCCGGGCCAGCCGAGGTAGCGGTCGAGCTCGAATGCCAGAAACGACCGGTCCATGGCCACATTGTCGGTGAGGAACTGCCATGCCTTCTCTCGATTCCAGATCCCGCCGCCGAGTCTCTCAGGTGCCTCGAGGCCGAGGTGGAAGCCGATGTCGAGGACGACACGGGCGGCACGCAGCCGCTGCGAATCGAGCATGCCGAGGTAGTCGCCGGGATCGTCGAGGAATCCAAGGTCGGCCATGAGCTTCTCCGCGTACAGCGCCCACCCCTCACCGTGGCCGGATACCCAGCACATGAGGCGGCGCCAGCGGTTGAGGGTGTCGGAGACGTAGGTGGCCTGACCGACTTGGAGATGGTGGCCGGGCACACCCTCGTGGTAGACGGTGGTCTTCTCCTGCCAGGTGGCGAAGTCAGTGACGCCTTCGGGCACCGACCACCACATGCGGCCGGGGCGGGAGAAGTCGTCGGTCGGGCCGGTGTAGTAGATTCCGCCGGTGGCCGAAGGCGCGATCATGCATTCGATCGTGCGCACGGGTTCGGGAATGTCGAAATGGGACTTGCCGAGTTCGCGGATCGCCTCATCGGCCACACCCTGCATCCAGTCCCGCAGCGCCTCGGTGCCGTGCAGGGTCCGCTGCGGGTCGTTGTTGAGAGCGTCCATGACCTCGAACAGGTCGGCGCCGGGCATGATCTTCTCTGCCACTTCGCGTTGCTCGGCATCGATGCGCTCGAGTTCTTCGAGGCCCCAGGCGTAGGTCTCGTCGAAGTCCACTTCGGCACCGAGGAAGTCCCGGGAATACAGCGCGTATGCTTCGCGACCGCACGCCTCGTCGTCACCGGCGGCGGGCAGCACCTGTTCGCCGAGGAATTCGGCCAGGTCCGAGGCGGACTTGCGGGCCGCCTCGGCGTGGGTGTCGAGATCCGAACGCAGAGCGTCGGGAACATCGGCGCCGGCGACGAGACGATCGAAGTTGCTGCCGGGCTCGGCCAGGGCACGGGCCTGGTCGATGACCTTCTCGACCTGGATACGGGCGGCGACGCGACCGTTGTCACGCGCCATCGCCAGGGACTCCTGGTATCCGGCCAGCGAGCCGGGCACGGCAGCCAGGGTGGTCGAGATCGTCTCCCAATCGGACACGGTCTCCGTGGGCATGAGGTCGAAGGCGTCGCGGACCTGCTGCAACGGGGATTCGATGACGTTGAGGCTGGCGTGCTTGATCCCGGCGGCGAAGTAGTCGCGGTCGACGCCGAGGCGATCACGCATCGCATCGATGGTCACGAGGTCGACGTCGTCGAGGTCGGAGCCGTCCGCGGCCTCATCGAGGCGGGCCAGGGTCCGTACGGTGACATCGTTGACCGCGGAGAGCCCGGCCGGTGAGAAGTCGTCGAAGCCCTGTGCACCTTCGAGTCCGAGGTAGAGGGCGAGCGAGGGGGAGAGGGCGAGCATGTCATCGACGTAGTCTTCAGCGACCGCATCGACGGCGGAGGGGGTTCTCTTCACAGTCATGATGACCACCCTATCGCGAGCTGAGTCACAACCGCGGTGGACCGGACCACGCAATCGCTGAGAACCCGCTAATGTGTCACTGTTCCCCGCAGGCAGCAGAAAGTGAGACCGATCTCCAGTGGCACGAGCGAAGCTGTGGACGAAGGACTTCATCGTCGGAATCGGTCTCAACCTGACGATGTCGATGGTCTTCTATCTGCTCATGACGTCGATGGCCGGGTACGCAGTAGCACGGTTCTCCGCCGGTGAGGCCGCAGCCGGCTTCGCCTCCTCGTCGTTCGTCGTCGGTGCCGTGGTCGCTCGCGTGCTCACCGGGAAATATCTCGACTTCATCGGGCGGCGCAAACTGCTCATCATCACCATGGCGGTCTCCGTGCTCGCCTCCCTGGCCTATATCTTCGCCGGCGATCTCACTCTGCTCCTGACGCTGCGCATCGTCCACGGTATCGCCTTCGGCGCCGGGAACACGGCGATCATGACGGCTATCCAGAGCATCATTCCGGCCTCCCGCAGGGGAGAGGGCACCGGATACTTCGGCACGGCGACGACCCTGTCGACGGCGCTCGGACCGTATCTGGGGGTCCTCCTGCCCCGTGAGTTCGACTTCGCCATCCTCTTCGTCGCCTCGGCGTTCATGTCCGTCCTCGCCCTCATCTGCTGTTTCCTGATCCGGCTGCCCGTGCAGGAGATCAGCGACTATCAGAGGCGCACGAAATGGCATCTCAAACTCGGCACGCTCGTCGACCGGGACGGACTGCGGATCGGTTCGGTCATGCTCCTGGCCGGCACCGCGTATGCGGCAGCGCTGGTGTTCCTCGCCGGATATGCGGCCGAACACGGCGTCGCCTCCGCGGCGTCCCTGTTCTTCGTAGCCTTCGCCGTGGCCTCCCTGTTCGCCCGTCTGTTCGTCGGACGGCTGCAGGATACTCTCGGTGACAATGCGGTGATCTTGCCCGTCTTCATCGCCGATATCGCCGGCAATGTTCTGCTGGCGCTGTGGCCGACTATGGCGGGGATCGTCCTGGCCGGAGTGCTCATCGGTCTCGGCTTCGGCTCTCTCATGCCGTGTATGCAGGCCATCACCGTCAAGTCCGTGCCGATGAACCGTGTTCCCGTGGCCACCGCGTCATTCTTCCTCCTCCTCGACGCGGGGTCCGGCATCGGACCGGTCGTCCTCGGATTCCTCTACCCGTTCACCGGCGGAAACGGCATGTTCTTGGTCTGTGCCGGGCTCGTCGTGGTCGCCATCGGCGTGTACGTGTGGGTGCACGGGCGTCGCCGAGGCGGTCGCCCCGGCCGCGAATACCTCACCTGATCCCTCCCCAATTACTACCTGACGGGGGCCCAGCAACCTGGCGCCAGGTTGCTGGGCCCCCGTCAGGTAGTAATTGGGGAGATAGGGTGGAGGGAACGACTGGAGGATGAGAATGAAGTTCGCGCTCGCTCAGATCAATACCACCACGGAGGTGGCCGACAACCTTGAGAAGGTCCGTTCCTATTCCCGCCGGGCCGCCGCGGCCGGCGCACGGTTCGTCGTCTTCCCCGAAGCGACGATGTCGGCGTTCGGATCCGGCCTGCGCGCCATCGCCGAGGAGCACTCCGAGTCGTGGCGGGCCGCGCTGAGCGAGCTCGCCGCCGAGACCGGAATCACCGTCGTCGTCGGCGAATTCGCGGCCACTGACGACAAGGTCGTCAACCTGCTCGCTGTCTATTCCCCTGACGGCCAGCGCAGCGACTATGCGAAGATCCACCTCTACGACGCCTTCGGATTCAAGGAGTCCGACACCGTCGAAGCGGGGGAGGAGCCGGTTTCCTTTACCATCGACGGCGAGGACATCGGCCTGGCCCTGTGCTACGACATCCGGTTCCCGAAGCTCTTCGCAGAACTCAGCCGGCGAGGCGCACGTCTCACCCTTGTCCCCGCCTCCTGGGGTGCGGGACCGCGCAAGGCAGAACAGTGGGAGATCCTCGCCCGCGCCCGAGCCCTGGACTCTAACATGTTCATCGCTGCCCTCGGTCAAGCTGATCCCGAAGTGACGGGCGTCGCGGTTCCGAAGAAAGGGCCGACCGGGGTCGGCCACAGTCTGGTCTCCGACCCGCTCGGGAAGGTGCTGAACTCACTCGACGGTGCCGAACGACTCGAGAT from Brevibacterium sp. JSBI002 includes the following:
- a CDS encoding NtaA/DmoA family FMN-dependent monooxygenase (This protein belongs to a clade of FMN-dependent monooxygenases, within a broader family of flavin-dependent oxidoreductases, the luciferase-like monooxygenase (LMM) family, some of whose members use coenzyme F420 rather than FMN.): MTKPIRLNAFDMMTPVHQSPGLWRHPESRVEEFTQLSFWTDLAKTLEDGGFSSLFLADILGVYDVYGGNADVTNRGGVQFPLLDPLVAVPAMAAATTTLGFGVTASVTYEKPYLLARTLTTLDHFTNGRVAWNIVTSYVDSAARNLGLKGQIPHDERYDRADEFMEVMYKLFEGSITPDALKADADANVFVDPNEVHDIGHDGKFFTVPGQALAVPGPQGTPLLFQAGASKRGQEFALDHAEAIFFSGPTPEILRSWVDKVRDGLEERGRARDAVKIFALATVIVDDTDEAAEARLADYRRYVDTESALSLFGGWTGVDLSGADPEDTLEYVSTEANQSALASFTTMAGDKPWTIRDLAEFIALGGRGPVITGSPETIVDEFERWMTEADIDGFNIAAAVRPADAERFAKYVSPELRRRGLLPEPTAGATVREQLTGAGPAWPRTTRVPGTASARVPASDRTGPTNRRTAVRHNGLRPFSDPRTELRPRMSASTPLTATDDSDDRGYRRRALVAAAVGYGLDGFDLLILSFALSGIIASFGLSDVEAGSLSTITLLGAVVGGIVFGALADRHGRVRVLTWTVLIFAVFTGLSALAQGYWDLAAYRFIAGIGIGGEFGIGMALAAEAVRADQRARATSWVGVGFQLGVFAAAVVSAPVIALWGWRALFVIGLVPAVFAFVIRRGVEEPETFVRAREHEQTEAEASRGNLDTNGAPTSFGAKIAALFKDRDTVKITLALTILTSVQNFGYFGIITWLPNYLSEQMDLGVTKGSLWTAVTVMGMLTGILIFGQVADRLGRRPAFWIFQAGAIVTILAYSQFTDPSALLAGGFFMGAFANGMLGGHGALLAELYPTAIRATAQNVIFNIGRAIGGLAPVVIALLAGHLGFGFALALLPIIYLIQFLAMFLIPERRGHRLD
- a CDS encoding MFS transporter; translated protein: MTSTDPAANAAQTPSAAAQNRQAGTQTPRIVSSAADIHSILAEFGSQGTKTTAVIILALGGIFMDAYDFSSLAFGITAIQEQFGLNGFMTGLVNASIMVGAVIGALFGGYLVDRFGRYRLFMADMVFFVVAAIGCAVAPNEWVLMAFRFVMGIGVGLDLPVAMAFLAEFSKLKGKGNRSQRVNAWSPAWYFATGMGYVIVLIIFITLPYDQHDILWRIVVGFGAVPALIVLLVRRRYLAESPEWLANQGDLRGAVEVMRSHHNLNVELAPEGERETANASDSSVKGGRWAGFAELFSPRYRVRTIVALCVSVFSTFGYNAVAYGTPLIITTLFQQTPLITIIASLVINLGFGTLGGLLGMSIVNRFGTRKITLFGFVIQALALGTLALVGIPNGALVLVAVAMLAAFVFAQAGGPGANLMNYATLSYPTRLRGIGIGFNQSVLRAFSIVSLIMFPILAASLGTGVFWIVACAPLAGTIAVGIVAWDPTAKDVEHEA
- a CDS encoding NCS1 family nucleobase:cation symporter-1, with protein sequence MRKTESAEAPVPTRLGPSPEQLAAHRISPRFYNADLAPSRKEGRSWTAYSVFTLWANDVHSLGNYGFALGLFALGLGAWQILVALLVGAALLFFLLTLSGFMGYKTGVPYPVMSRISFGIHGAQLAASVRGIVAIAWFGIQTYLASSVLNVVLLTMFPGLQSWADAEFLGLSGLGWFSFTLLWAIQVIIVSYGMEMIRRYEAIAGPIILVTFLALAVWMLIRVDFSIAWSTDDALSGWEMWAHIFGGGALWVSIYGTFVLNFSDFSRAAKKRGSIVVGNFWGIPVNMLVFGLVVISLAGAQYKIDGTVITSPADIVQSIGSPVLLVLASLSLLLLTVAVNLMANFVAPTYALTNLFPRHLNFRSAAIISAVIGFVILPWNLYDSPVVIVYFLGGLGALLGPLFGVIMVDYWVVRRTKVNVPQLYTEAGDGEYFYHRGVNWRAIGAFIPASAISLVFALVPAFSGISEFSWFSGAAIAALIYFVIARRDFTFREVDGEEIAVPTHH
- a CDS encoding aspartate/glutamate racemase family protein, producing the protein MRILVVNVNTTESMTEGIARVARQAASAGTEIIGLTPEFGAESCEGNVESHLAALGVMDAVLKYPGEFDAVIQAGYGEHGREGLQELLDVPVIDITEAGAALAMFLGRRYSVVTTLDRTVPLIEDRLLLAGLDSHCVSVRASGMAVLELEENPQAAIEAIADQAAEAVDRDRAEVIVLGCGGMAELGATITERCAVPVVDGVAAAVRVAESLVGLGLSTSKVRTYAPAREKKLSGWPLGQSTSAGSAAMGSASSAAGTAADSASSAAGSAAAGSH
- a CDS encoding GntR family transcriptional regulator, encoding MKSSESPQSETMRVTEALRNEIIEGHRRPGSRLVERNLATELGVSRVPIREALKKLASEGLVTNRPNTWSTVREFSPSDIADLNEVRTVFDVLSFELAAQRHTREGLARLEATMLKGRELADAGDVAGAHRCAAEFHAIVTELSGNELLGEIGALLDSRMRWQLSQHDDLAVVATEHAELFDAIARRDQTLAGSLAGRHLGTSQEQHDKHSKRLAETVPEEAQCDPAAADPAAEDAESAAVPAAEDAEPIAADPADVD
- a CDS encoding DUF885 domain-containing protein, yielding MTVKRTPSAVDAVAEDYVDDMLALSPSLALYLGLEGAQGFDDFSPAGLSAVNDVTVRTLARLDEAADGSDLDDVDLVTIDAMRDRLGVDRDYFAAGIKHASLNVIESPLQQVRDAFDLMPTETVSDWETISTTLAAVPGSLAGYQESLAMARDNGRVAARIQVEKVIDQARALAEPGSNFDRLVAGADVPDALRSDLDTHAEAARKSASDLAEFLGEQVLPAAGDDEACGREAYALYSRDFLGAEVDFDETYAWGLEELERIDAEQREVAEKIMPGADLFEVMDALNNDPQRTLHGTEALRDWMQGVADEAIRELGKSHFDIPEPVRTIECMIAPSATGGIYYTGPTDDFSRPGRMWWSVPEGVTDFATWQEKTTVYHEGVPGHHLQVGQATYVSDTLNRWRRLMCWVSGHGEGWALYAEKLMADLGFLDDPGDYLGMLDSQRLRAARVVLDIGFHLGLEAPERLGGGIWNREKAWQFLTDNVAMDRSFLAFELDRYLGWPGQAPSYKIGQRLWEQYRDEAKVAAGADFDLKDFHTRALGLGSVGLDTLGRAMKRSQ
- a CDS encoding MFS transporter — its product is MARAKLWTKDFIVGIGLNLTMSMVFYLLMTSMAGYAVARFSAGEAAAGFASSSFVVGAVVARVLTGKYLDFIGRRKLLIITMAVSVLASLAYIFAGDLTLLLTLRIVHGIAFGAGNTAIMTAIQSIIPASRRGEGTGYFGTATTLSTALGPYLGVLLPREFDFAILFVASAFMSVLALICCFLIRLPVQEISDYQRRTKWHLKLGTLVDRDGLRIGSVMLLAGTAYAAALVFLAGYAAEHGVASAASLFFVAFAVASLFARLFVGRLQDTLGDNAVILPVFIADIAGNVLLALWPTMAGIVLAGVLIGLGFGSLMPCMQAITVKSVPMNRVPVATASFFLLLDAGSGIGPVVLGFLYPFTGGNGMFLVCAGLVVVAIGVYVWVHGRRRGGRPGREYLT
- a CDS encoding nitrilase-related carbon-nitrogen hydrolase, whose protein sequence is MKFALAQINTTTEVADNLEKVRSYSRRAAAAGARFVVFPEATMSAFGSGLRAIAEEHSESWRAALSELAAETGITVVVGEFAATDDKVVNLLAVYSPDGQRSDYAKIHLYDAFGFKESDTVEAGEEPVSFTIDGEDIGLALCYDIRFPKLFAELSRRGARLTLVPASWGAGPRKAEQWEILARARALDSNMFIAALGQADPEVTGVAVPKKGPTGVGHSLVSDPLGKVLNSLDGAERLEIVEIDLDAADTAAETVPVLTNAKLGY